One stretch of Hevea brasiliensis isolate MT/VB/25A 57/8 chromosome 12, ASM3005281v1, whole genome shotgun sequence DNA includes these proteins:
- the LOC110633772 gene encoding uncharacterized protein LOC110633772 isoform X2 — translation MKREAVTLVLVNLAGIMERADESLLPGVYKEVGAALHTDPTGLGSLTLFRSIVQSSCYPIAAYLAVRHNRAHVIALGAFLWAAATFLVAFSSTFFQVAVSRALNGIGLAIVAPAIQSLVADSTNDSNRGTAFGWLQLTANLGSVIGGLCSLLIAPITFMGIPGWRLSFHLVGIISIVVGVLVYLFARDPHFSDDNVKARNQDASKSFWSEVKDLFQEAKSVIKISSFQIIVAQGITGSFPWSAMTFSAMWLELIGFSHEKTAFLLASFVIAGSFGGLFGGKMGDILSTRFPNSGRIILAQISSASAIPLAALLLLALPDDPSTAIAHGFVLVIMGLCITWNAPATNKNSS, via the exons ATGAAGCGAGAGGCTGTGACTTTGGTGCTGGTGAATCTAGCTGGGATCATGGAGAGAGCAGACGAGTCTTTGCTTCCTGGAGTGTATAAAGAAGTTGGTGCTGCCCTTCACACGGATCCTACTGGACTTGGGTCCTTGACTTTGTTTAGGTCTATAGTGCAGTCCTCTTGCTATCCCATAGCTGCATATTTAGCCGTCAGGCATAATCGAGCCCATGTTATAGCTCTTGGTGCCTTTCTCTGGGCTGCTGCTACTTTCCTCGTTGCCTTCTCTTCCACTTTCTTTCAG GTGGCTGTATCGAGAGCTTTGAATGGCATTGGGCTTGCTATAGTTGCACCTGCTATCCAGTCCCTTGTAGCTGATTCAACCAATGATAGCAACCGTGGCACAGCCTTTGGATGGCTACAACTAACAGCCAACCTTGGTTCGGTTATTGGGGGACTCTGTTCACTATTGATAGCTCCAATAACATTTATGGGAATCCCTGGATGGAGGCTTTCATTCCATCTTGTTGGAATAATTAGTATTGTAGTAGGAGTATTAGTCTACCTTTTTGCCCGTGATCCACACTTTTCAGATGATAATGTGAAAGCTAGGAATCAAGATGCAAGTAAATCCTTTTGGTCAGAAGTGAAGGATCTGTTTCAAGAAGCCAAATCAGTTATAAAAATTTCATCTTTCCAGATAATTGTGGCTCAGGGAATTACTGGTTCATTCCCTTGGTCAGCTATGACGTTTTCAGCAATGTGGTTAGAGCTTATTGGCTTCTCCCATGAGAAAACTGCATTTCTCTTAGCATCGTTTGTAATTGCTGGTTCCTTTGGGGGCCTTTTTGGAGGCAAAATGGGAGATATCCTTTCCACACGTTTCCCAAACTCTGGAAGAATAATTCTAGCACAGATAAGCTCTGCATCAGCAATCCCTCTAGCAGCATTGCTTCTGTTGGCTTTACCTGATGATCCATCAACAGCAATCGCACACGGATTTGTTTTGGTCATTATGGGGTTGTGCATCACTTGGAATGCTCCAGCTACAAACAA AAATAGTTCCTGA
- the LOC110633781 gene encoding uncharacterized protein LOC110633781 — MDSGSSGSMQSSSGGEEYDSRPESLPAFLNPSSHFGPLSANPQHQPSLFNHHQQPTLFDPSPNLFHAFSQSPANPNPSTPLLNLDVVRPRGLRSDPDCTDHNSNLLGSSASSSQSILGAQGSNQAPLPSMQLRAVQDNGARSSSPSDPTHVVARNPKKRTRASRRAPTTVLTTDTSNFRAMVQEFTGIPAPPFSGSPYSRRLDLFGIVGSSMRSGHLETMGSSLYPLRPSAQKVHQQSPFLFTSSSSSSSSSSSSSLLNNTMVDATNAATTTNNNNTMTLSIPATNSTFNPASSINYQLPSDLGLSKQPQNMLNVQNQMLSFQSLLQPPNLHPSLNIPGLGAKSQASMPLLSLEELGMSHGQINVNLSGLPSHETAEGMRLRNDGVRSNNSGNQDHLRCFDNCKLNYSTPSSDFHHDKGLENVPPRGEGTVDSWICPSE, encoded by the coding sequence ATGGATTCTGGTAGTAGTGGTAGTATGCAATCATCAAGTGGTGGTGAAGAGTATGATTCAAGGCCCGAGTCACTCCCAGCTTTCTTGAATCCTTCTAGCCACTTCGGTCCTTTATCTGCAAACCCCCAACACCAGCCTTCCCTTTTCAATCACCACCAACAACCCACTTTGTTTGATCCTTCACCAAATCTTTTCCATGCTTTCTCTCAGTCGCCAGCAAACCCAAATCCCAGTACTCCACTACTAAATCTCGACGTGGTCCGGCCACGGGGCCTAAGATCTGACCCGGATTGCACTGACCACAATAGCAACCTTCTAGGTTCCTCAGCATCATCAAGCCAATCAATCTTGGGGGCTCAAGGATCAAATCAAGCTCCGCTTCCATCTATGCAATTGCGAGCCGTACAAGACAATGGAGCtcgctcttcttctccttctgatCCAACACATGTAGTTGCCCGAAATCCCAAGAAGCGAACAAGGGCATCCAGAAGGGCACCCACTACGGTTCTCACCACGGACACGTCCAATTTTCGAGCAATGGTGCAAGAGTTCACTGGGATCCCAGCACCACCATTTTCAGGCTCGCCGTACTCTCGCAGGCTCGATCTTTTTGGCATAGTTGGGTCGAGTATGAGGTCTGGCCATTTGGAAACAATGGGCTCATCACTTTACCCTTTACGTCCCTCGGCTCAGAAGGTTCATCAACAATCTCCATTTTTATTCACCTCctcctcatcatcatcatcttcttcttcttcctcttcattgTTGAACAATACTATGGTTGATGCTACTAATGCTGCTACCACTACCAATAATAACAATACAATGACCTTATCCATTCCAGCCACAAATAGTACTTTCAATCCAGCTAGTTCTATTAACTATCAACTGCCTTCTGATCTAGGCCTCTCCAAACAACCTCAAAATATGTTAAACGTGCAAAACCAAATGCTCTCGTTTCAATCACTTTTACAGCCTCCTAATCTTCACCCCTCACTTAATATCCCTGGTTTGGGTGCAAAGTCTCAAGCGAGCATGCCCTTACTTTCGCTCGAGGAACTGGGTATGAGCCATGGACAAATTAATGTAAACCTGAGTGGACTGCCAAGTCACGAAACAGCAGAAGGGATGCGACTGAGAAATGATGGGGTACGATCAAACAACAGTGGGAATCAAGATCACTTGAGGTGTTTTGACAACTGTAAGTTGAACTACTCAACTCCTTCATCGGATTTTCACCATGACAAAGGTTTGGAGAATGTTCCTCCAAGAGGTGAAGGTACGGTGGATTCATGGATTTGCCCTTCAGAATAG